Sequence from the Bacteroidota bacterium genome:
GCGAAAGATAGCCTATATGCCGAAATAACTTTTGACCGAACGCAGATTGATACAGGTAAGATAAATCAATTAGCTCCTTGCGTTTTTCAATATAGGTTTAAAAATACAGGTAATATTCCGTTAAGCATAAACTATGTTCACAGTTCATGCAACTGCATCGAACCTACATGGTCAAAAGAAAAAATAGTACCCGGCGGTTATGGCTTCGTTTCTTGTATTTATGACACAAAATCAAAAAGTGGCAATTTTAGCAAAACGGTATTGGTATACAGTAACCACCGCAAAGGAAGGCAGGTGGCCGTGCAATTAGTAATGAAGGGTTATGTAGCGAAGTAGTAATCTTTAAATTACGAAAGCAAACTAAATTTTACAAACTTTTAGCAGCTACATGAGCATGTCAAAATGCATGTAGTTGATTGGCTGGTTTACCATCCCTATTTCTATAATAGTTCTCCGCCTGTGGCGGATTAGTTTTTAGAATGGTAATGCCGAGCTACAATATGCTTAGCC
This genomic interval carries:
- a CDS encoding DUF1573 domain-containing protein, whose translation is MKVIIILFAFFYPSASTAQAKDSLYAEITFDRTQIDTGKINQLAPCVFQYRFKNTGNIPLSINYVHSSCNCIEPTWSKEKIVPGGYGFVSCIYDTKSKSGNFSKTVLVYSNHRKGRQVAVQLVMKGYVAK